A section of the Chloroflexota bacterium genome encodes:
- a CDS encoding sugar ABC transporter permease: MITLTFDIMIRTIRQISQFLGLIIVMIAFVEAVLYLLFNRRPKRLLVGILMLLLTIGVMYVFVRVLWPMATPTKTVKVAIGLASVAALAVAYWFLSEPRVSRVGIAYMLLAPALIGISLLIIWPFIFNIWLAFTDMSMRTAQNPTFGLQQGIANFRNVFTGTVARNATFWQVLWRTVLWTVVNVVFHVAGGMALALLMNRPMRLKGLYRTLLVFPWAIPQTIAAMSLRNEFNFYYGFFNVMLRTVGLKPIGWLQDPQWAFVAVCLANIWLGIPFMMVIFLGGLQSISHEYYEAAEIDGASDVQQFWNITLPLMRPVMTPAIILGTVWTFNNLNVIYLITQGGPQERTDILVTSLYKAAFSFYRYGFAAAFALVIFAFLFTFAIIYLRATGGLKTVYE, translated from the coding sequence GGGCTCATTATAGTTATGATTGCATTTGTGGAGGCGGTTCTGTACCTGCTCTTCAATCGTCGCCCGAAGAGGCTCCTCGTTGGTATTCTCATGCTCCTGCTGACTATTGGTGTGATGTATGTATTTGTGCGCGTACTATGGCCGATGGCCACACCAACGAAAACGGTCAAGGTCGCAATTGGTTTGGCGTCGGTAGCGGCTTTGGCAGTGGCTTACTGGTTCCTGAGCGAGCCTCGGGTTAGTCGAGTGGGTATAGCGTACATGCTACTGGCTCCAGCGCTGATCGGGATTTCGCTCTTGATCATCTGGCCATTTATATTCAATATTTGGCTTGCCTTCACAGACATGTCCATGAGAACGGCCCAAAACCCGACCTTTGGGCTGCAGCAAGGGATTGCCAATTTCAGGAATGTTTTCACTGGTACCGTCGCCCGAAACGCCACTTTTTGGCAAGTGTTGTGGCGCACCGTCTTGTGGACAGTTGTCAATGTGGTCTTTCACGTAGCGGGTGGCATGGCGTTGGCTTTGCTGATGAACCGCCCGATGCGCTTAAAGGGCTTATATCGCACGCTCTTAGTCTTTCCGTGGGCCATTCCACAAACCATTGCTGCTATGTCACTCCGCAACGAATTCAACTTTTACTACGGCTTTTTTAATGTCATGTTAAGAACAGTGGGTCTGAAACCAATTGGCTGGCTCCAAGACCCTCAATGGGCCTTTGTGGCCGTCTGTCTGGCCAATATCTGGCTGGGAATACCTTTTATGATGGTGATTTTCCTAGGAGGCTTGCAGAGTATCTCGCACGAATACTACGAGGCGGCGGAAATTGATGGAGCATCCGACGTGCAGCAATTCTGGAACATCACCCTGCCGCTCATGCGCCCCGTGATGACGCCAGCGATCATTCTAGGTACGGTGTGGACGTTCAATAACTTGAATGTTATCTATCTTATCACACAGGGGGGACCGCAGGAGAGAACGGATATCCTGGTCACTTCGCTGTACAAGGCTGCTTTCTCTTTCTACCGCTACGGTTTCGCTGCAGCATTTGCGTTGGTGATCTTCGCTTTCCTGTTCACATTCGCGATTATCTATTTGCGGGCCACGGGTGGGCTGA